The nucleotide sequence CTGACGCCCGAGAGTCGCGCCCGCGAATTGAAAGTTCGCCGGACGATGCTTGTCACGCACCAGATTGGCGGATTCGTCACGCTGGCGGGCTTTGTGGCGCAGGGATTGCTCGGGGCCAAGTTGTATAATGCAAAGGGCGAAGATTACCTGAAGACCAAACGCTGGCACGAACGCACGGCGACGTTCATCAACATTACGTATGGCACTACGCTGGCTCTGTCACTGACCACCCCACCCCCAATTGTAGGCGCTAAACGAGGTTTCACGTCGATTAAGCTCCACAAATACCTGGCTATTGTCCACCTGACGGGCATGGTTGCCACGAATATTCTGGCGCATATGATCCAGAAGGACTTCAGCCTGAAACCATATCACCGGGCGGCTGCCTATACCACATTTGGGGCCTATGCCGCTTCCGTCGTTGCGTTAACCTTCTAACTTTATGAAGAAATACCCGCTTCTATACGGCTACGTTGTAGCCACGCTGTTGCTTTGTGCCTTTGCGGCACCACAGGCCAAGCGCAAACTAATGGCCGATAAGACCCAGTCGACCGTTGTCTATTCCGCCAAGCACCCCCTGCATCAGTGGGAAGGCATTAGCCGCGACGTTAACTGCGCAGTTCTTTACAACGATGAGACAAAACAGCCCGAAAGTGTGGCCGTTTCTGTCAAGGTAGCCTCGTTCGACAGTGACAATAACAATCGGGACTCGCACGCGCTGGAAGTACTCGACGGCCTGAAGTATCCTAACGTTACCTTTGTGAGCTCAGATGTGAAGGCAGGTGATAACGGAGCGCTCACAGCCAGAGGGAACCTGACGTTTCATGGCGTTACAAAGCCCGTTACGTTGCAGGCAGTTCGGAAGGAGGCCGGCGGGAAAATGATTCTTACGGGCGAATTTCCAATCAATATCAGTGATTATAACGTGGAGCGGCCGTCTCTGATGGGCTTGAAAATCGAGGATCAGATGACGCTTCGCTTTAAGGCTGTCTTTACAATCTGAGGGCCTTTCACTCAATTTATTACGTCGTTGCCGGGGTCTTGTGTAGTTTCGTTGCAGTTCAAGACCAATTTCCGAATCGTCAACGCATGATTTACCCGACTTTGCCCACCTGGCTGGCTTCTCACCGCT is from Spirosoma taeanense and encodes:
- a CDS encoding YceI family protein, translated to MKKYPLLYGYVVATLLLCAFAAPQAKRKLMADKTQSTVVYSAKHPLHQWEGISRDVNCAVLYNDETKQPESVAVSVKVASFDSDNNNRDSHALEVLDGLKYPNVTFVSSDVKAGDNGALTARGNLTFHGVTKPVTLQAVRKEAGGKMILTGEFPINISDYNVERPSLMGLKIEDQMTLRFKAVFTI